CGAGTCGAGACATGGTGTGGTCGTATCCCAAGTACACGACCTTCCGCGACGCGCAACGCGTGTTCAGCGGTCTGGCGTTGTACACGACCGCTCAAGTCACGTTGGCGGGCGGCGCCGGCGACGTGGAGCGGGTCAGCGGCGAGTACGTCGGCGCGAGCTACCTTCGCGTGCTCGGCCTCACACCGTCGCGCGGAAGCGACTTCGACCTGGCGATCGATGCGCACGCCGGCGCGCCGCGGCAGGCGATCATTTCGTACGCGCTCTGGCAGCGCCGTTTCAACGCCGAGCCGTCCGTCGTCGGCCGCACAATCGACATCGACCACGACGTGTGGACCATCGTCGGCGTTGGCCCGCGCGATTTCCGTGGGCTCTCCGGCGACGCCGACTTGCTGATGCCCGTCACCACGCGCCCTGCGGACGAGCTGAATCAAGCGCAGTCGCATTCATTCTGGGCGGTGGGGCGCCGCCGGGGCGGCGTCAGCGAAGCACAGGCGGAGGCCGCGGCGACGGCGCTCGGCGTTCGCGTGAATGATGCGTACCCGAATGAGTGGGACAAGCAGAAATGGGGCGCCAAGTCGGGTCCGCTCGACGCCTCGCGCCTCGCGCCGTCGATTCGGCGCTCGTTGCTCGTGCTCTTCGGTGCCGTCGGACTCGTGCTGCTCATCGCGTGCGTGAACGTCGCCAACCTGCTGCTCGGCCGCGCGAGCGCGCGTAAACGGGAGATGGCGGTG
This genomic window from Gemmatimonadaceae bacterium contains:
- a CDS encoding ABC transporter permease; the protein is MRFHFRPGVRRLLRLSPKTRADAWRDVDDELDTLIANRVEHLVARGTPPDEARREAIGRLGVSIDDARRQLHHSAEHRERRMRFTEFLESVMQDVHYAARGLIRRPAFTAVAVLTLAIGVGATTAIFSAVNVLLLRPLPYARPNELMQVSLIVPPRDGRPSRDMVWSYPKYTTFRDAQRVFSGLALYTTAQVTLAGGAGDVERVSGEYVGASYLRVLGLTPSRGSDFDLAIDAHAGAPRQAIISYALWQRRFNAEPSVVGRTIDIDHDVWTIVGVGPRDFRGLSGDADLLMPVTTRPADELNQAQSHSFWAVGRRRGGVSEAQAEAAATALGVRVNDAYPNEWDKQKWGAKSGPLDASRLAPSIRRSLLVLFGAVGLVLLIACVNVANLLLGRASARKREMAV